The Amycolatopsis viridis genome window below encodes:
- a CDS encoding class I SAM-dependent DNA methyltransferase: MPDAIFAHPRLAAVYDTFDGPRDDLGNYLAIADELGAERVVDVGCGTGSLALLLAARGRTVIGVDPAAASLEIARAKDTAGHVTWIHGDATDLPRAGADLAVMTGNVAQVFVTDEDWSRTLAGIHAAVRPGGWFVFETRRPDRRAWEDWAAAGEPLVLDVPGVGTVTRRLEVTDVSLPLVSFRFTYRFHDDGEVVTSDSTLRFRDRTEITGTLAAQGFRVADVRDAPDRPGAELVFLAERA; encoded by the coding sequence ATGCCGGACGCGATCTTCGCCCACCCCCGTCTCGCCGCCGTCTACGACACCTTCGACGGCCCCCGCGACGACCTCGGTAACTACCTCGCGATCGCCGACGAACTCGGCGCGGAGCGGGTCGTCGACGTCGGCTGCGGGACGGGCAGCCTGGCGCTGCTGCTCGCCGCGCGGGGCCGCACCGTCATCGGCGTCGACCCGGCCGCGGCCTCGCTGGAGATCGCCAGGGCGAAGGACACCGCCGGTCACGTGACCTGGATCCACGGGGACGCCACCGACCTGCCGCGTGCCGGGGCCGATCTCGCGGTCATGACGGGCAACGTCGCGCAGGTCTTCGTCACCGATGAGGACTGGAGCCGCACGCTCGCGGGCATCCACGCCGCGGTGCGGCCGGGCGGCTGGTTCGTGTTCGAGACGCGGCGCCCGGACCGGCGCGCCTGGGAGGACTGGGCGGCGGCCGGTGAGCCGCTCGTGCTCGACGTCCCCGGGGTGGGCACCGTGACCCGCCGGCTCGAGGTGACCGACGTCAGCCTGCCGCTCGTCTCGTTCCGGTTCACCTACAGGTTCCACGACGACGGCGAGGTGGTCACTTCGGACTCGACGCTGCGGTTCCGGGACCGCACGGAGATCACCGGAACTCTGGCGGCCCAGGGGTTCCGGGTGGCGGACGTGCGGGACGCGCCGGACCGGCCCGGCGCGGAACTCGTGTTCCTGGCCGAACGGGCCTAG
- a CDS encoding alpha/beta fold hydrolase: MISDSGTCPVPDGQLHVERRGSGPALLLVAGGTGAAAAYHALADELARDYTVLGYDRRGHFGSASRTGGPLTVTRHADDARAVVEHFGYGKALVFGSSAGGQIGLELAARHPEVVGGLVVHEPPAVGLLPDAEDWIAFAREQAARSASGDVFGAFRAFLASIAGAGLPPLKTVRLPHEHEWQVLFDRELVGIYRYLPDLDALRRTPVPIVLTAGEGSRGYYHYRPARALALELGLPFVELPGAHLAPQRDAKTFAAALNVVLADLVL; encoded by the coding sequence ATGATCTCGGACAGCGGTACGTGCCCGGTGCCGGACGGGCAACTGCACGTCGAGCGGCGCGGATCGGGTCCGGCCCTGCTCCTGGTCGCCGGGGGCACCGGCGCCGCGGCCGCCTACCACGCCCTCGCCGACGAACTCGCCCGGGACTACACCGTCCTCGGGTACGACCGGCGCGGCCACTTCGGCAGCGCGAGCCGCACCGGCGGCCCGCTCACCGTCACCCGCCACGCCGACGACGCGCGGGCCGTTGTCGAGCACTTCGGCTACGGCAAGGCGCTCGTGTTCGGCAGCAGCGCGGGCGGTCAGATCGGCCTGGAGCTGGCCGCCCGGCACCCGGAGGTGGTGGGTGGCCTGGTCGTGCACGAGCCACCGGCGGTCGGCCTGCTGCCGGACGCCGAGGACTGGATCGCCTTCGCCCGGGAACAGGCGGCGCGGAGCGCCTCCGGCGATGTCTTCGGCGCCTTCCGGGCCTTCCTCGCCTCGATCGCGGGCGCCGGGCTGCCCCCGCTCAAGACCGTGCGCCTGCCGCACGAACACGAGTGGCAGGTGCTGTTCGACCGCGAACTCGTCGGCATCTACCGCTACCTGCCGGACCTGGACGCGCTGCGCCGCACCCCGGTGCCGATCGTGCTGACCGCGGGCGAGGGCAGCCGCGGCTACTACCACTACCGGCCGGCTCGCGCGCTCGCCCTCGAACTCGGACTGCCGTTCGTCGAGCTGCCCGGGGCACACCTGGCCCCGCAACGGGACGCGAAAACCTTCGCCGCGGCGCTGAACGTCGTTCTCGCCGATCTGGTGCTCTGA
- a CDS encoding metal-dependent hydrolase family protein has product MTRILFAGGRVFDGTGSDPFEADVVVEDGRIAGIGTGLDGDEVVDCAGTTLLPGLFDCHVHVTVSDISLIKQFQKPFSYQFYEAARNLRSTLELGITTVRDAGGADLGIKKAQADGLIAGPRLDISIGIISQTGGHGDDWMPSGHCVPLTLPHPGRPRTVVDGPDEMRKVARTLLRAGADVLKVCTTGGVLSPGDDPRHTQFSPAELDVLVAEAAMQGKAVMAHAQGTDGIKNAVRAGIRSIEHGIYLDDEAIDLMLAHGTWLVPTLIAPIAVIRAARAGAALTDEMIRKAEDVAEVHADSVRRAVEAGVKIATGTDSGVGPHGTNLEELPLMLAAGMTPGQVLAASTSSAAELLGYGDSLGRLAPGFRADLVVASGDPYDLAALPGRIREVWQDGVQVVAPGAAK; this is encoded by the coding sequence ATGACCCGGATCCTGTTCGCCGGCGGCCGCGTGTTCGACGGTACCGGCAGCGACCCGTTCGAGGCGGACGTGGTGGTCGAGGACGGGCGCATCGCCGGGATCGGCACCGGCCTGGACGGCGACGAGGTCGTCGACTGCGCCGGCACCACGCTGCTGCCCGGCCTGTTCGACTGCCACGTGCACGTCACGGTGTCCGACATCAGCCTGATCAAGCAGTTCCAGAAACCGTTTTCCTACCAGTTCTACGAGGCCGCGCGGAACCTGCGCAGCACCCTGGAGCTGGGCATCACGACGGTGCGGGACGCGGGCGGCGCCGATCTCGGCATCAAGAAGGCGCAGGCGGACGGACTGATCGCCGGTCCGCGGCTGGACATCTCGATCGGGATCATCAGCCAGACCGGCGGGCACGGCGACGACTGGATGCCCTCCGGGCACTGCGTCCCGCTGACGCTGCCGCATCCCGGCCGCCCGCGGACGGTGGTCGACGGGCCGGACGAGATGCGCAAGGTCGCCCGCACCCTGCTGCGCGCCGGGGCCGACGTGCTCAAGGTGTGCACGACCGGCGGTGTCCTCTCCCCGGGCGACGACCCGCGGCACACGCAGTTCTCGCCGGCCGAGCTCGACGTGCTCGTCGCCGAGGCGGCGATGCAGGGTAAGGCGGTGATGGCGCACGCACAGGGCACCGACGGCATCAAGAACGCGGTGCGGGCCGGGATCCGGTCCATCGAGCACGGGATCTACCTCGACGACGAGGCCATCGACCTGATGCTCGCGCACGGCACCTGGCTCGTGCCGACGCTGATCGCGCCGATCGCGGTGATCCGCGCGGCCCGGGCCGGCGCCGCCCTGACCGACGAGATGATCCGCAAGGCCGAGGACGTCGCCGAGGTGCACGCGGACTCGGTGCGCCGGGCGGTCGAAGCGGGGGTGAAGATCGCGACGGGCACCGACAGCGGTGTCGGCCCGCACGGCACGAACCTCGAGGAGCTGCCGTTGATGCTGGCGGCCGGGATGACGCCGGGTCAGGTGCTCGCGGCATCCACCTCGTCGGCCGCCGAGCTGCTCGGGTACGGCGACTCGCTGGGGCGGCTCGCACCCGGGTTCCGCGCGGACCTGGTGGTCGCCTCCGGCGACCCCTACGACCTGGCCGCGCTGCCCGGGCGCATCCGGGAGGTGTGGCAGGACGGCGTGCAGGTGGTGGCCCCGGGTGCAGCGAAGTGA
- the hsaC gene encoding iron-dependent extradiol dioxygenase HsaC: MGIRSLAYLRIAATDMAAWREYGLKVLGMVEGKGSHPEALYLRMDDFPARLVIVPGQTDRLAVAGWETAGAADLDEVRARLDAHGVPYKEGSAEVLAERRVTELISFDDPSGNTLEVFHGVALEHRRVVSPYGHRFVTGEQGLGHVVLSTHDDEAALHFYRDVLGFRLRDSMRLPPQMLGRPADGPPAWLRFFGCNPRHHSLAFLPMPTPSGIVHLMIEVEHTDDVGLCLDRAKRRGVPMSATLGRHVNDLMLSFYMKTPGGFDVEFGCEGRQVDDESWIARESTAVSLWGHDFSVGMQP, from the coding sequence ATGGGCATCCGCTCGCTGGCCTACCTGCGCATCGCGGCCACCGACATGGCCGCCTGGCGCGAGTACGGGCTCAAGGTCCTCGGCATGGTCGAGGGCAAGGGCTCCCATCCGGAGGCGCTCTACCTGCGGATGGACGACTTCCCGGCGCGGCTGGTGATCGTGCCCGGCCAGACCGACCGGCTGGCCGTCGCCGGATGGGAGACCGCCGGAGCGGCCGATCTCGACGAGGTGCGGGCGCGGCTGGACGCGCACGGCGTGCCGTACAAGGAGGGCAGCGCCGAGGTGCTGGCCGAGCGCCGGGTCACCGAGCTGATCAGCTTCGACGACCCGTCCGGCAACACCCTGGAGGTGTTCCACGGCGTCGCGCTCGAGCACCGGCGGGTGGTGAGCCCGTACGGGCACCGGTTCGTGACCGGCGAACAGGGTCTCGGGCACGTGGTGCTGTCCACCCACGACGACGAGGCGGCCCTGCACTTCTACCGGGACGTGCTCGGGTTCCGGTTGCGCGACTCGATGCGCCTGCCGCCGCAGATGCTCGGCCGCCCGGCGGACGGCCCGCCGGCGTGGCTGCGGTTCTTCGGCTGCAACCCGCGCCACCACAGCCTGGCGTTCCTGCCGATGCCCACCCCGAGCGGGATCGTGCACCTCATGATCGAGGTGGAGCACACCGACGACGTCGGCCTGTGCCTGGACCGCGCGAAACGGCGGGGCGTGCCGATGTCGGCGACCCTGGGCAGGCACGTCAACGACCTGATGCTGTCGTTCTACATGAAGACCCCGGGCGGGTTCGACGTCGAGTTCGGGTGCGAGGGCCGCCAGGTCGACGACGAGTCCTGGATCGCGCGGGAGAGCACCGCGGTGAGCCTGTGGGGCCACGACTTCAGCGTCGGGATGCAGCCATGA
- the hsaD gene encoding 4,5:9,10-diseco-3-hydroxy-5,9,17-trioxoandrosta-1(10),2-diene-4-oate hydrolase, with translation MTEGNYADVGGGLRLHYHEAGTEHAETVVLLHGGGPGASAWSNFARNIEVFAKSFRVVAVDQPGFGRSDKPAQHPQYFTHSSAAVVGLLDALGIGTAHVVGNSLGGGTAVRLALDHPERAGRLVLMGPGGLSTNLFAPDPTEGVRALSRFAAPPGPSKEKLAAFLRLMVFDPSLITDELIEERYAAASTPESLAAMRAMGASFAGPDHEQGMLWRDAYRLRQRVLLVWGREDRVNPLDGALVALKTIPRAQLHVFGRCGHWVQLERFDEFNRLALDFLRGE, from the coding sequence ATGACCGAGGGCAACTACGCCGACGTCGGCGGGGGCTTGCGGCTGCACTACCACGAAGCCGGCACCGAACACGCGGAAACCGTGGTACTGCTGCACGGCGGCGGCCCGGGCGCGTCGGCGTGGAGCAACTTCGCCCGCAACATCGAGGTGTTCGCCAAGTCGTTCCGGGTCGTCGCCGTCGACCAGCCCGGCTTCGGCCGGTCGGACAAACCGGCGCAGCACCCCCAGTACTTCACGCACAGCTCGGCCGCGGTCGTCGGCCTGCTCGACGCACTCGGCATCGGCACGGCCCACGTGGTCGGCAACTCGCTCGGCGGCGGCACCGCGGTGCGGCTCGCGCTGGACCACCCGGAACGCGCCGGGCGGCTCGTGCTGATGGGGCCGGGTGGGCTGAGCACCAACCTGTTCGCACCCGACCCGACCGAAGGCGTCCGCGCCCTCAGCCGGTTCGCCGCGCCACCCGGACCCAGCAAGGAGAAGCTCGCCGCGTTCCTGAGGCTGATGGTGTTCGACCCGTCGCTGATCACCGACGAGCTGATCGAGGAGCGCTACGCCGCCGCCAGCACGCCCGAGTCGCTGGCCGCGATGCGCGCGATGGGTGCCTCCTTCGCCGGACCGGACCACGAGCAGGGCATGCTCTGGCGCGACGCGTACCGGCTGCGGCAGCGCGTGCTGCTCGTCTGGGGCCGCGAGGACCGGGTCAACCCCCTCGACGGTGCGCTGGTGGCGCTCAAGACGATCCCGCGCGCCCAGCTGCACGTGTTCGGCCGTTGCGGGCACTGGGTGCAGCTGGAGCGTTTCGACGAGTTCAACCGGCTGGCCCTGGACTTCCTGCGAGGTGAATGA
- a CDS encoding steroid 3-ketoacyl-CoA thiolase, which yields MGEPVVVEAVRTPVGKRRGWLAGLHAAELLRSAQRALVDRAGLDAAIVEQVIGGCVTQAGEQSGNVTRTAWLHAGLPETTGATTIDAQCGSAQQAAHLVAGLIAAGAIEAGVACGVEAMSRIPLGANRGVDAGAPKPGSWSIDMPNQYGAAERIARRRGITRADADRFGLASQAKAATAWAQGRFDREVVPVKAPVLDADGQPTGETRLVARDQGLRETTPEGLARLTPVLDGGIHTAGTSSQISDGAAAVLIMDSARAAALGLRPRARIRAQALVGAEPYYHLDGPVQATFRVLERAGMTIGDVDLFEVNEAFASVVLSWQQVHAPDPERVNVNGGAIALGHPVGSTGARLLTTALHELERSDRTTALVTMCAGGALSTATVLERL from the coding sequence GTGGGTGAACCCGTCGTCGTCGAGGCCGTGCGGACCCCGGTCGGGAAGCGACGTGGCTGGCTGGCCGGGTTGCACGCCGCGGAGCTGCTGCGGTCCGCGCAGCGGGCGCTGGTGGACCGGGCCGGGCTGGACGCCGCGATCGTGGAACAGGTTATCGGCGGGTGCGTGACGCAGGCGGGTGAGCAGTCGGGCAACGTGACGCGCACGGCGTGGCTGCACGCAGGGCTCCCCGAGACGACCGGCGCCACCACCATCGACGCGCAGTGCGGCTCCGCCCAGCAGGCGGCGCACCTGGTCGCCGGGTTGATCGCGGCAGGCGCGATCGAGGCGGGTGTCGCGTGCGGCGTGGAGGCGATGAGCCGGATCCCGCTCGGCGCGAACCGCGGGGTGGACGCCGGCGCGCCGAAGCCCGGCTCGTGGTCGATCGACATGCCCAACCAGTACGGCGCGGCGGAGCGGATCGCCCGGCGGCGGGGCATCACCCGTGCCGACGCGGACCGGTTCGGCCTGGCTTCACAGGCGAAGGCGGCCACGGCGTGGGCGCAGGGCCGGTTCGACCGCGAGGTGGTGCCGGTGAAGGCGCCGGTGCTGGACGCCGACGGGCAGCCGACCGGGGAGACCCGGCTCGTCGCGCGGGACCAGGGCCTGCGCGAGACGACACCGGAGGGCCTCGCCCGGCTCACGCCGGTGCTCGACGGGGGCATCCACACGGCCGGCACGTCGTCCCAGATCTCCGACGGGGCCGCCGCCGTGCTGATCATGGACTCCGCCCGGGCAGCCGCGCTGGGACTCCGGCCCCGTGCCCGGATCCGCGCGCAGGCGCTGGTCGGGGCCGAGCCGTACTACCACCTCGACGGCCCGGTCCAGGCGACCTTCCGCGTGCTGGAGCGCGCGGGCATGACGATCGGCGACGTGGACCTGTTCGAGGTCAACGAGGCGTTCGCGTCCGTGGTGCTGTCCTGGCAGCAGGTGCACGCGCCGGACCCGGAGCGGGTCAACGTCAACGGCGGCGCGATCGCGCTCGGGCACCCGGTCGGCAGCACGGGCGCGCGACTGCTCACCACGGCGCTGCACGAGCTGGAACGGAGCGACCGGACCACCGCGCTGGTGACCATGTGCGCGGGCGGTGCGTTGTCCACGGCCACCGTCCTGGAGCGGCTGTAG
- the hsaB gene encoding 3-hydroxy-9,10-secoandrosta-1,3,5(10)-triene-9,17-dione monooxygenase reductase subunit: protein MIEAAIEPARFRQVLGHFATGVTVVTTMDGAEPAGFACQSFAALSLDPPLVLFCPGRASRTWPVIERSGRFAVNVLAEGQHHVSQVFGARGADKFAGVGWRTAPSGSPVLQDALTWVDCAVETVFEGGDHWVVVGRVTALGEPSGGRPLLFYRGQYTRAAPVRADVISWAGPDDWL, encoded by the coding sequence ATGATCGAGGCCGCGATCGAGCCGGCCCGGTTCCGCCAGGTGCTCGGGCACTTCGCCACCGGCGTCACCGTCGTGACCACGATGGACGGTGCGGAGCCGGCCGGTTTCGCGTGCCAGTCGTTCGCGGCGCTGTCCCTGGACCCGCCGCTGGTGCTGTTCTGCCCGGGCCGGGCGTCGCGGACCTGGCCGGTGATCGAGCGCAGCGGCCGGTTCGCGGTCAACGTGCTGGCCGAGGGGCAGCACCACGTCAGCCAGGTGTTCGGCGCCCGCGGGGCGGACAAGTTCGCCGGGGTCGGCTGGCGCACCGCGCCGTCCGGGTCACCGGTCCTCCAGGACGCGCTGACCTGGGTCGACTGCGCGGTGGAGACGGTGTTCGAAGGCGGCGACCACTGGGTCGTGGTGGGCCGGGTGACCGCGCTGGGCGAGCCGTCGGGCGGGCGGCCCCTGCTGTTCTACCGCGGCCAGTACACCCGTGCGGCGCCGGTCCGGGCGGACGTGATCAGCTGGGCCGGCCCGGACGACTGGTTGTGA
- the kstD gene encoding 3-oxosteroid 1-dehydrogenase, producing the protein MTDEFDVVVAGSGAAGMTAALAAADAGLSVVVIEKAAKFGGSTARSGGGVWLPGNEALHAAGVVDSPGQARAYLDAIVGDVVPAGLRQAFLDHGPEVVSFVHRTTPLRLRWVPGYSDYHPEAPGGRAGGRSVEPVPLNGKVLGAELARLEPPYSGAPLGVPITQADYRWLSLLARHPKGVLRVLRIGARWLAGVARGQRLLSMGQALAAGLRAGLLRADVPVWLDTPLLDLVTEDDRVTGVVVRRDGREEILRARLGVVLAAGGFEHNEEMRAKYQRSPIGTRWTVGAKANTGDAITAGLKLGAAVALMDDAWWGPTIPLPGGPWFALAERSRPGSIMVNARGERFVNESAPYVEAVHAMYGPGEGPAVNIPAWLIFDQRYRDRYMFTGIGPRQKLPGRWFRHRVVVTAPTLAELAARIEVPPGALTATVQRFNGFARRGVDEDFGRGRSAYDHYYGDPRQKPSPSLGPLEKAPFYAVEIVPGDLGTKGGLCTDTHARVLREDGSVIPGLYAAGNTSAAVMGHTYAGPGATIGPAMVFGFLAARHLATQNRTGGR; encoded by the coding sequence ATGACCGACGAGTTCGACGTCGTGGTGGCCGGCAGCGGCGCGGCCGGCATGACCGCCGCGCTCGCGGCCGCCGACGCCGGCCTGTCCGTCGTGGTGATCGAGAAGGCGGCGAAGTTCGGCGGTTCCACCGCCCGCTCCGGTGGCGGGGTGTGGCTCCCCGGCAACGAGGCGCTGCACGCGGCCGGCGTCGTGGACAGCCCCGGACAGGCGCGCGCCTACCTCGACGCGATCGTCGGCGACGTCGTGCCGGCCGGGCTGCGCCAGGCCTTCCTCGACCACGGGCCGGAGGTGGTGTCGTTCGTGCACCGCACGACCCCGCTGCGCCTGCGCTGGGTGCCCGGCTACTCCGACTACCACCCGGAGGCACCCGGTGGACGGGCCGGCGGGCGGTCGGTCGAGCCGGTCCCGCTGAACGGCAAGGTGCTCGGTGCCGAGCTGGCCCGGCTGGAACCGCCCTACAGCGGGGCGCCGCTCGGCGTGCCGATCACGCAGGCGGATTACCGCTGGCTGAGCCTGCTCGCGAGGCACCCGAAGGGGGTGCTGCGCGTGCTGCGCATCGGCGCGCGGTGGCTGGCCGGGGTGGCGCGCGGGCAGCGGCTGCTGTCGATGGGCCAGGCGCTGGCCGCCGGGCTGCGCGCCGGCCTGCTGCGGGCGGACGTGCCGGTGTGGCTGGACACTCCCCTGCTCGACCTGGTCACCGAGGACGACCGGGTCACCGGTGTGGTGGTCCGGCGGGACGGCCGGGAGGAGATCCTGCGAGCGCGGCTGGGGGTCGTGCTCGCCGCGGGCGGGTTCGAGCACAACGAGGAGATGCGCGCGAAGTACCAGCGCAGCCCGATCGGCACCCGGTGGACTGTCGGCGCGAAGGCCAACACCGGCGACGCGATCACGGCCGGGCTCAAGCTCGGCGCCGCGGTCGCGCTGATGGACGACGCGTGGTGGGGCCCGACGATCCCGCTGCCCGGCGGGCCGTGGTTCGCCCTGGCCGAGCGCTCCCGCCCGGGCAGCATCATGGTCAACGCGCGCGGCGAACGGTTCGTCAACGAGTCGGCGCCCTACGTCGAGGCGGTCCACGCGATGTACGGCCCGGGCGAGGGCCCCGCGGTGAACATCCCGGCCTGGCTGATCTTCGATCAGCGCTACCGCGACCGGTACATGTTCACCGGGATCGGCCCACGGCAGAAGCTCCCCGGCCGCTGGTTCAGACACCGCGTCGTGGTCACCGCGCCCACCCTCGCCGAACTCGCCGCCCGCATCGAGGTCCCGCCCGGCGCGCTGACCGCGACCGTGCAGCGCTTCAACGGCTTCGCCCGGCGCGGCGTGGACGAGGACTTCGGCCGCGGGCGCAGCGCCTACGACCACTACTACGGCGATCCGCGCCAGAAACCCAGCCCCAGCCTCGGCCCGCTCGAGAAGGCCCCGTTCTACGCGGTCGAGATCGTGCCCGGCGACCTGGGCACCAAGGGCGGGCTGTGCACCGACACGCATGCCCGCGTGCTGCGCGAGGACGGGTCGGTGATCCCCGGGTTGTACGCGGCCGGGAACACCAGCGCCGCGGTCATGGGACACACCTACGCCGGCCCCGGCGCCACCATCGGGCCGGCGATGGTCTTCGGGTTCCTTGCCGCGCGGCACCTGGCCACCCAGAATCGCACTGGAGGTCGATGA
- a CDS encoding M20 metallopeptidase family protein yields MDLRQDAQELSGDLVALRRALHQVPELGLDLPRTQETVLGALDGLPLEISTGTGLSSVTAVLRGARDGGGGPVVLLRGDMDALPVTEDTGAEFSSRHEGRMHACGHDLHTAGLVGAAKLLSAHRDRLAGDVVFMFQPGEEGHDGAGRMIAEGVLEAAGRPVAEAYGLHVVSAMIPRGMFVSRPGPLMAAADGLFVRVLGAGGHGSRPHAALDPVPAACEMVTALQTMVTRRFSVFDPVVVTVGTFHAGTQRNIIPPDARFEATIRSFSRQARERVAELAVPLCRDIAAAHGLEVEIRYQAEYPVTVNDPAGHEFVAETVREVFGEERFAVAPDPVTGSEDFSRVLDRVPGAFVFLGATFADDPDSAPYNHSPQASFDDSVLADGAALLAELAARRLQGVPA; encoded by the coding sequence ATGGATCTCAGGCAAGACGCGCAGGAGCTGTCCGGCGATCTCGTGGCACTGCGGCGCGCGCTCCACCAGGTTCCCGAACTCGGTCTCGACCTGCCCCGCACCCAGGAGACGGTCCTCGGCGCCCTCGACGGCCTGCCCCTGGAGATCAGCACCGGCACCGGCCTCTCGTCGGTCACCGCGGTGCTGCGCGGTGCCCGGGACGGCGGCGGTGGCCCGGTCGTGCTGCTGCGCGGCGACATGGACGCGCTGCCGGTCACCGAGGACACCGGCGCCGAGTTCAGCTCGCGGCACGAGGGCCGGATGCACGCGTGCGGTCACGACCTGCACACCGCGGGACTCGTCGGCGCCGCGAAGCTGCTGTCGGCACACCGGGACCGGCTCGCCGGGGACGTGGTGTTCATGTTCCAGCCCGGCGAGGAGGGCCACGACGGTGCCGGGCGCATGATCGCCGAGGGCGTGCTGGAGGCGGCCGGCCGTCCGGTCGCCGAAGCCTACGGGCTGCACGTGGTGTCCGCGATGATCCCGCGCGGGATGTTCGTCTCGCGGCCGGGGCCGCTGATGGCCGCCGCCGACGGCCTGTTCGTGCGGGTGCTCGGCGCCGGCGGTCACGGGTCGCGGCCGCACGCCGCGCTCGACCCGGTGCCGGCGGCGTGCGAGATGGTGACCGCGCTGCAGACGATGGTGACCCGCCGGTTCAGCGTGTTCGACCCGGTCGTGGTCACCGTCGGCACCTTCCACGCCGGCACCCAGCGCAACATCATCCCCCCGGACGCCCGCTTCGAGGCCACCATCCGCAGTTTCTCCCGGCAGGCGCGGGAGCGGGTGGCGGAGCTGGCCGTCCCGCTGTGCCGGGACATCGCCGCGGCGCACGGCCTCGAGGTGGAGATCCGGTACCAGGCCGAGTACCCGGTCACCGTCAACGACCCGGCCGGGCACGAGTTCGTCGCCGAGACCGTGCGGGAGGTGTTCGGCGAGGAGCGGTTCGCGGTGGCTCCGGATCCGGTCACCGGGTCCGAGGACTTCTCACGCGTGCTGGATCGCGTCCCGGGCGCGTTCGTGTTCCTCGGTGCGACCTTCGCCGACGACCCCGACTCGGCTCCCTACAACCATTCTCCGCAGGCATCGTTCGACGACAGCGTGCTCGCCGACGGCGCTGCGCTGCTCGCCGAACTGGCCGCGCGGCGCCTGCAGGGGGTGCCAGCATGA
- the hsaA gene encoding 3-hydroxy-9,10-secoandrosta-1,3,5(10)-triene-9,17-dione monooxygenase oxygenase subunit — MTDQDGRGVLAGVRELLPVLRERAQETEDARRIPEETIKALQETGFFKLLQPKTFGGYEADPVTFYTAVKLLASACGSTGWVASILGVHPWHLALFPPQAQQDVWGADVDVRISSSYAPMGKARVVDGGYRLSGRWSFSSGCDHATWVFLGAPAFDAEGKPVDFCTYLLPIGDYAIEDVWDTVGLRGTGSNDILVEDAFVPAHRALSFRDTSTCRTPGQEINAGPLYRLPYGSVHPSTITAPIIGMAQGAYDAHVAHQRNRVRAAYLGEQSKEDPFAKVRVAEAASEIDAAWLQLTRNIDELYQLACRGEKLPFATRLRVRRDQVRGTERAIAAVDRLFENSGGRALQRGTPIQRFWRDVHAGRVHAANDPERAYTLFGNGEFGLPVENAMV; from the coding sequence ATGACCGATCAGGATGGTCGCGGGGTGCTGGCCGGGGTCCGGGAGCTGCTTCCCGTCCTGCGGGAGCGGGCCCAGGAGACCGAGGACGCACGGCGCATCCCGGAGGAGACGATCAAGGCGCTGCAGGAAACCGGGTTCTTCAAGCTGCTCCAGCCGAAGACCTTCGGCGGCTACGAGGCCGACCCGGTGACCTTCTACACCGCGGTGAAGCTGCTGGCGAGCGCGTGCGGATCGACCGGGTGGGTCGCCTCGATCCTCGGCGTGCACCCGTGGCACCTGGCGCTGTTCCCGCCGCAGGCGCAGCAGGACGTGTGGGGCGCCGACGTGGATGTGCGCATCTCGTCGTCCTACGCGCCGATGGGCAAGGCCCGCGTGGTCGACGGCGGGTACCGGCTGTCCGGGCGGTGGAGCTTTTCCTCCGGCTGCGACCACGCCACCTGGGTCTTCCTGGGCGCACCGGCCTTCGACGCGGAGGGCAAGCCGGTCGATTTCTGCACCTACCTGCTGCCGATCGGCGACTACGCGATCGAGGACGTGTGGGACACCGTGGGCCTGCGCGGCACCGGCAGCAACGACATCCTCGTCGAGGACGCGTTCGTCCCCGCCCACCGCGCGCTGAGCTTCCGCGACACCTCGACGTGCCGCACGCCGGGGCAGGAGATCAACGCGGGGCCGCTGTACCGGCTGCCGTACGGATCGGTGCACCCGTCGACGATCACCGCGCCGATCATCGGCATGGCCCAGGGTGCGTACGACGCGCACGTGGCGCACCAGCGCAACCGGGTGCGCGCCGCGTACCTCGGGGAGCAGTCCAAAGAGGACCCGTTCGCGAAGGTGCGGGTCGCCGAGGCGGCCAGTGAGATCGACGCGGCGTGGCTCCAGCTCACCCGCAACATCGACGAGCTGTACCAGCTGGCCTGCCGCGGGGAGAAGCTGCCGTTCGCCACCCGGCTGCGCGTCCGGCGGGACCAGGTGCGCGGCACCGAACGGGCGATCGCCGCCGTGGACCGGTTGTTCGAGAACTCCGGCGGCCGCGCGCTGCAACGCGGCACCCCGATCCAGCGGTTCTGGCGTGACGTGCACGCCGGCCGCGTGCACGCCGCCAACGACCCCGAGCGCGCCTACACCCTGTTCGGCAACGGCGAGTTCGGCCTCCCGGTCGAGAATGCGATGGTGTGA